In Populus alba chromosome 1, ASM523922v2, whole genome shotgun sequence, a single window of DNA contains:
- the LOC118046989 gene encoding vacuolar protein sorting-associated protein 41 homolog codes for MTPITSENGVDGDDEREDDDDEEVEEDDDEEEEEEEEEEEEEEPRLKYQRMGGSIPSLLSNDAASCIAVAERMIALGTLDGTVHILDFLGNQVKEFAAHTAAVNDLSFDIEGEYIGSCSDDGTVVINSLFTDEKVLKFEYHRPMKAIALDPEYSRKMSKRFVAGGLAGQLYFNSKKWLGYRDQVLHSGEGPIHAVKWRTSLIAWANDAGVKVYDAANDRRITFIERPRGSPRPELLLPHLVWQDDTLLVIGWGMSVKIASIRANQQKGANGTYRDVPVSSMNQVDIVASFQTSYYISGIAPFGDSLVVLAYIPVEEDGEKEFSSTISSRLGNAQRPEVRVVTWNNDELATDALPVHGFEHYKAKDYSLAHAPFSGSSYAGGQWAAGDEPLYYIVSPKDVVIAKPRDAEDHIAWLLEHGWHEKALAAVEAGQGRSELVDEVGSRYLDHLIVERKYAEAASLCSKLLRGSAPAWERWVFHFAHLRQLPVLVPYMPTENPRLRDTAYEVALVALATNPSFHKDLLSTVKSWPPLIYSALPVISAIEPQLNTSSMTDALKEALAELYVIDGQYEKAFSLFADLMKPDIFDFIEKHSLHDTIREKVVQLMLLDCKRTVPLLIQNKDLISPPEVVSQLLTASNKCDSRYFLHLYLHALFGANPHAGKDFHDMQVELYADYDLKMLLPFLRSSQHYTLEKAYDICVKRGLLREQVFILGRMGNSKKALAIIINKLGDIEEAVEFVTMQHDDELWEELIKQCLHKPEMVGVLLEHTVGNLDPLYIVNMVPNGLEIPRLRDRLVKIITDYRTETSLRHGCNDILKADCVNLLVKYYKEARRAICLSNEEDARAKRDGSRDSQAVGRTTSARTMEVKSKTRGETRCCMCFDPFSIRDVSVVTFFCCHAYHMSCLMDSMHTVSSRKGSGATSGMSEYDSTDEDDENEETVSGVPRLRCILCTTAAS; via the exons ATGACTCCAATTACGTCGGAGAATGGCGTCGATGGCGACGACGAGCGAGAAGACGACGACGATGAAGAAGTagaggaagatgatgatgaagaagaagaggaggaggaggaggaggaggaggaggaggaaccAAGACTCAAGTACCAAAGAATGGGAGGTAGCATACCTTCTCTTTTATCCAATGATGCGGCGTCGTGTATTGCTGTTGCCGAACGCATGATTGCTCTCGGCACTCTAGACGGCACCGTTCACATCCTCGATTTCCTCGGCAACCAG GTTAAGGAATTTGCGGCACATACAGCGGCGGTTAATGATCTTAGCTTTGATATAGAAGGAGAATATATAGGAAGTTGTTCAGACGATGGCACTGTTGTAATTAATAGTCTTTTCACCGACGAGAAGGTTTTGAAGTTTGAATATCATCGGCCGATGAAGGCAATTGCTTTAGACCCTGAATATTCTAGAAAAATGTCTAAAAGATTTGTTGCTGGTGGTTTAGCTGGTCAATTGTATTTTAACTCCAAGAAATGGCTAGGCTACCGTGACCAG gTTTTGCACTCTGGGGAAGGTCCGATACATGCTGTGAAGTGGAGAACGAGTCTCATTGCGTGGGCTAATGATGCGGGTGTGAAAGTTTATGATGCTGCTAATGATCGAAGAATAACTTTTATTGAAAGACCGCGAGGTAGTCCGCGTCCGGAGCTTTTACTCCCGCATTTAGTTTGGCAG GATGATACTCTCTTGGTTATTGGGTGGGGAATGTCTGTAAAAATAGCATCGATAAGAGCAAATCAGCAAAAGGGAGCTAATGGGACATATAGGGATGTTCCGGTGTCTAGTATGAACCAGGTGGATATTGTGGCTTCTTTTCAAACCAGCTATTATATTTCAGGAATTGCTCCATTTGGTGATTCTTTGGTTGTTCTAGCTTATATTCCTGTGGAAGAAGATGGAGAGAAGGAATTCAGTAGCACCATTTCATCAAGACTG GGCAATGCACAGAGACCAGAAGTACGAGTAGTTACATGGAATAATGATGAACTTGCAACAGATGCCCTACCTGTACATGGTTTTGAGCATTACAAGGCGAAAGACTATTCCCTTGCTCATGCTCCTTTCTCAG GTAGCAGCTATGCTGGTGGTCAATGGGCTGCTGGTGATGAACCATTATACTATATCGTTTCCCCGAAGGATGTGGTGATTGCAAAGCCTAG GGATGCTGAAGATCATATTGCGTGGCTTCTAGAACATGGTTGGCATGAAAAAGCGTTGGCAGCAGTTGAAGCAGGCCAGGGTAGGAGTGAACTCGTTGATGAg GTGGGATCCAGATATCTTGATCATTTGATCGTGGAAAGGAAATATGCTGAAGCTGCATCTTTGTGTTCCAAACTGCTGCGAGGGTCTGCTCCGGCATGGGAAAG ATGGGTTTTCCATTTTGCTCATTTGCGTCAGCTTCCTGTGTTGGTCCCTTACATGCCAACAGAAAACCCTAGACTTCGTGATACTGCTTATGAG GTTGCTCTTGTAGCTCTGGCAACAAATCCATCTTTTCATAAAGATCTCTTGTCAACTGTTAAATCTTGGCCACCTTTGATTTATTCTGCATTGCCTGTTATATCTGCTATAGAACCTCAGCTAAATACTTCTTCTATGACGGATGCACTCAAGGAG GCACTAGCAGAGTTATATGTAATTGATGGGCAATATGAGAAAGCCTTTTCACTTTTTGCTGAT CTCATGAAGCCAGATATATTTGATTTCATTGAAAAGCACAGCTTACATGATACCATACGTGAAAAG GTTGTCCAACTGATGTTGCTTGATTGCAAACGCACAGTTCCTCTCTTGATCCAGAACAAGGACTTAATTTCTCCACCTGAAGTTGTCTCGCAACTGCTGACTGCCAGCAATAAGTGTGATTCAAGATATTTCCTACACTTATATCTTCATGCATTATTTGGAGCAAATCCACATGCAGGAAAGGATTTTCATGATATGCAA GTAGAGCTTTATGCAGATTATGATCTGAAAATGCTACTACCTTTTCTCCGGAGCAGCCAACATTACACCCTTGAGAAG GCATATGACATTTGTGTCAAAAGAGGTCTTTTAAGAGAGCAGGTCTTCATACTTGGAAGAATGGGAAACTCAAAAAAGGCGCTAGCTatcatcataaataaattaggGGACATTGAAGAG GCTGTAGAATTTGTAACCATGCAGCATGATGATGAGCTAtgggaagaattaattaagcaaTGTCTTCACAAACCTGAAATG GTGGGGGTATTGTTGGAGCACACTGTTGGCAATCTTGATCCTTTATACATTGTAAATATGGTGCCCAATGGCTTGGAAATACCCCG GCTCAGGGACCGACTAGTCAAAATTATCACCGATTACAGAACTGAAACATCTCTGAGACATGGGTGCAATGATATTCTTAAG GCTGATTGTGTAAATCTCTTGGTCAAATACTACAAAGAAGCGAGAAGGGCAATTTGCTTAAGCAACGAAGAAGATGCTCGAGCGAAAAGGGATGGCAGTAGGGATTCACAAGCAGTTGGGAGAACAACAAGTGCAAGAACCATGGAGGTTAAGTCAAAAACTAGGGGAGAAACAAGATGTTGCATGTGTTTTGATCCCTTCTCTATACGAGATGTATCAGTCGTCACATTCTTTTGCTGTCATGCTTATCACATGTCTTGTCTTATGGATTCTATGCACACTGTTAGTAGCAGAAAAGGGAGTGGAGCCACTTCTGGAATGTCGGAATATGATAGCACTGACGAGGATGATGAAAATGAGGAAACCGTTTCTGGTGTTCCTCGGTTGAGATGTATCTTATGTACCACTGCTGCTAGTTGA
- the LOC118046992 gene encoding uncharacterized protein isoform X2 yields MIQCFKHLVPIEVFGIAPRPLDPNSIWCPLHKSALKKFCKQHHLLQWTVLECFGGHIRHCCCCAYRTRVLEDISDSIVALYTEQGAHFLDLYPSSLSGPDWLVALREKEKQILHIGLLSSMPNMINNT; encoded by the exons ATGATACAATGTTTCAAGCATCTGGTGCCAATAGAAGTTTTTGGTATTGCTCCAAGGCCTTTGGATCCCAATAGCATTTGGTGCCCAT TACATAAATCTGCACTCAAGAAATTTTGCAAGCAACATCATCTTCTCCAATGGACAGTGCTGGAG TGTTTTGGAGGACATATCAGACACTGTTGTTGCTGTGCATACCGAACAAG AGTTCTGGAGGACATATCAGACAGTATCGTCGCTTTGTACACTGAACAAG GAGCCCACTTCTTGGATCTTTATCCTTCGAGTTTGAGCGGTCCTGACTGGCTGGTTGCTTTGcgagaaaaagagaaacaaatcttGCATATTGGCTTGCTGAGTAGTATGCCAAACATGATTAATAACACCTAG
- the LOC118046992 gene encoding uncharacterized protein isoform X1 — MIQCFKHLVPIEVFGIAPRPLDPNSIWCPLHKSALKKFCKQHHLLQWTVLECFGGHIRHCCCCAYRTRQSSVPSISIDCRVLEDISDSIVALYTEQGAHFLDLYPSSLSGPDWLVALREKEKQILHIGLLSSMPNMINNT; from the exons ATGATACAATGTTTCAAGCATCTGGTGCCAATAGAAGTTTTTGGTATTGCTCCAAGGCCTTTGGATCCCAATAGCATTTGGTGCCCAT TACATAAATCTGCACTCAAGAAATTTTGCAAGCAACATCATCTTCTCCAATGGACAGTGCTGGAG TGTTTTGGAGGACATATCAGACACTGTTGTTGCTGTGCATACCGAACAAG ACAATCATCTGTTCCCTCTATTTCAATCGACTGCAGAGTTCTGGAGGACATATCAGACAGTATCGTCGCTTTGTACACTGAACAAG GAGCCCACTTCTTGGATCTTTATCCTTCGAGTTTGAGCGGTCCTGACTGGCTGGTTGCTTTGcgagaaaaagagaaacaaatcttGCATATTGGCTTGCTGAGTAGTATGCCAAACATGATTAATAACACCTAG